From a single Sulfolobus sp. E5-1-F genomic region:
- the sepP gene encoding undecaprenyl-diphosphatase SepP, translated as MKWKYIIVIYAIYIIISMIVKIVGEANFPGNIYFFYLINHSQLEALNPIMIFFSKYGREYIWIPVTAILFIIGGKFRRSSLLLVGGFIIAIILGEVSKYVMAQPRPFLILHNINLLVSEPTDYSYPSGHALIVAVGATIALLTLPYYISIPLFIEALLTSYSRVYVGIHWPLDVLSGWILGIAIALTAMNLEKFISTIYNKLVNSVVGSGRKTNLKRQK; from the coding sequence ATGAAATGGAAATATATAATAGTAATTTATGCAATATATATAATTATATCGATGATAGTCAAAATTGTAGGAGAAGCTAATTTTCCAGGTAATATATATTTCTTTTATTTGATCAACCACTCACAACTTGAGGCACTTAATCCCATTATGATATTCTTCAGTAAATACGGCAGGGAGTATATTTGGATACCGGTAACTGCAATCTTATTCATTATAGGTGGGAAGTTTAGGAGAAGTTCACTCTTATTAGTTGGAGGATTTATAATAGCTATAATTTTAGGAGAGGTGTCAAAATATGTAATGGCTCAGCCAAGACCATTTCTAATACTACATAACATAAATTTGCTAGTTTCAGAACCCACTGATTATTCTTATCCCTCGGGACACGCATTAATAGTGGCCGTAGGTGCAACGATAGCTCTCTTAACGTTACCATATTACATCTCAATACCTTTATTTATAGAAGCACTACTTACAAGCTATTCTAGAGTTTATGTAGGGATTCATTGGCCTTTAGATGTACTAAGTGGATGGATATTAGGAATAGCAATAGCTTTAACTGCAATGAATCTGGAAAAGTTTATTTCAACGATTTATAACAAGCTAGTTAACTCCGTTGTTGGTAGTGGAAGAAAAACAAATTTAAAACGTCAAAAGTAA
- a CDS encoding TRASH domain-containing protein, whose protein sequence is MEKLTDLEFRALEILREDSRISVTELAKRLNISRSTATRLLRNLRRRGVKFTIKFQNEPFIAFAISESCDSDECYKLLDGRFINIVRANTLESLENKLKNVKRKDLVFIGKSNFVVKCDYCGKEIYDNPLTYKVGRRTYYACCNSCLTELKKKFARNDD, encoded by the coding sequence GTGGAAAAACTAACAGATTTAGAATTTAGAGCATTGGAAATTTTAAGAGAAGATTCTAGGATAAGTGTTACGGAGCTAGCGAAGAGGCTTAATATTAGCAGGAGTACTGCTACCAGACTTTTGAGAAATCTTAGAAGGAGAGGGGTGAAATTCACTATTAAATTTCAGAATGAACCTTTCATCGCTTTTGCGATTTCAGAGTCTTGTGACAGTGACGAATGTTATAAACTGTTGGATGGTAGATTTATTAATATAGTAAGAGCCAATACACTAGAAAGTTTAGAAAATAAGTTAAAAAATGTGAAGAGAAAAGATTTAGTATTTATAGGCAAGAGCAACTTTGTTGTTAAGTGTGATTACTGTGGTAAAGAAATATATGATAACCCATTAACATACAAGGTGGGAAGAAGAACATATTACGCTTGTTGCAATTCTTGTTTGACGGAGTTAAAGAAAAAATTTGCACGTAATGATGATTAA
- a CDS encoding YHS domain-containing protein translates to MIIDPVCGMEVDEKSQYKTMYKGKVYYFCSSHCLREFQKNPEEYLRSGPKGMPHGH, encoded by the coding sequence ATGATAATTGATCCCGTTTGCGGAATGGAAGTAGATGAAAAAAGTCAATATAAAACAATGTACAAAGGGAAGGTATATTACTTTTGCTCATCTCACTGTTTAAGGGAATTTCAGAAGAACCCAGAGGAATACTTAAGGAGTGGACCCAAAGGGATGCCACATGGCCACTGA